Proteins from a genomic interval of Paenibacillus sp. FSL R5-0623:
- a CDS encoding extracellular solute-binding protein → MKKNKKLILPLVSMLVMSILLSACGGGDNASSGENGSSGSGKVTISFMHWRGEDSEALNKTIDAFEKENPNFNVEMQTLPSDQYQSTVQSKISDGSVGDVFASFPGAQFEAFTKAGLFTDLSGSSFLSAYNSKLIESGQHDGKQYAIPYQLVYNDPIYNVKLFEQYGLTPPTDWEGFLALCQKLKDNGIIPIAFAGADIGPGQFMNTMVMNNAPSDDIFTKVEAGEAKLTDEFWVKTLTQIKELNDKGYFQQDALGTKDPAAGALFIQEKAAMLASGSYQLAQNKQQNPNLEQKLLAPITVSADQAKYEGVHTTTFMLAVNSKSKHPEEAKKFLEFLSNPDVASDYANQTGQNVTVNDVKYDTPELQVAGEWASKKTVFQPRFTILNGDNQKAVTNSIQAVLSGTSPEEAAQQAQAIIDQHIGK, encoded by the coding sequence ATGAAAAAAAATAAAAAATTGATCCTGCCGCTTGTCAGTATGCTGGTGATGTCCATCCTGCTGTCAGCTTGCGGCGGTGGGGATAACGCGTCATCTGGAGAGAACGGCTCCTCGGGTTCAGGTAAAGTTACGATCAGCTTCATGCACTGGCGTGGAGAAGATTCCGAAGCACTCAACAAGACTATTGACGCATTTGAAAAAGAAAACCCGAATTTCAACGTGGAGATGCAGACACTGCCTTCCGATCAATATCAGTCCACCGTACAATCCAAAATCAGCGACGGTTCGGTAGGGGATGTATTTGCATCCTTCCCAGGTGCACAGTTCGAAGCTTTCACCAAAGCTGGCTTGTTCACGGATCTGAGCGGATCATCGTTTTTGTCGGCCTACAATTCGAAGCTGATTGAATCAGGACAGCACGATGGCAAGCAATATGCGATCCCGTATCAACTCGTATATAACGATCCCATCTATAACGTAAAACTGTTTGAACAATACGGCTTGACGCCGCCAACCGATTGGGAAGGTTTCCTGGCACTTTGCCAGAAGCTGAAAGACAACGGCATCATTCCGATTGCCTTTGCCGGAGCGGACATTGGCCCAGGGCAATTCATGAATACGATGGTGATGAACAATGCACCGAGTGACGACATTTTTACCAAAGTAGAAGCTGGAGAAGCCAAACTGACGGATGAGTTTTGGGTGAAAACGTTGACTCAAATCAAGGAACTGAACGATAAAGGTTACTTCCAGCAGGATGCATTGGGTACGAAGGACCCTGCGGCTGGAGCACTGTTTATCCAAGAGAAAGCAGCGATGCTGGCGAGTGGATCATATCAATTGGCTCAGAACAAGCAGCAGAATCCTAATCTGGAGCAAAAACTGCTTGCACCAATTACGGTAAGTGCCGATCAAGCGAAGTATGAAGGAGTGCATACGACGACATTCATGCTCGCTGTGAACAGCAAGTCAAAACATCCGGAAGAAGCGAAGAAGTTCCTCGAATTCCTGAGCAATCCCGATGTAGCAAGTGACTACGCCAACCAGACAGGACAGAATGTAACGGTAAATGATGTGAAGTACGATACGCCTGAGCTTCAGGTAGCCGGAGAATGGGCAAGCAAAAAGACCGTGTTCCAGCCACGGTTCACCATCCTGAACGGAGATAATCAAAAAGCAGTAACCAACTCCATTCAGGCCGTGCTGAGCGGCACTTCTCCAGAAGAAGCAGCACAGCAGGCACAAGCGATCATTGATCAGCATATCGGGAAATAA
- a CDS encoding LLM class flavin-dependent oxidoreductase, with the protein MKFGWFLPTAGDGKYVGVAPKREPSLDYLIDVAQTAEKAGFEFVLIPTGGACLDAWVVGSAVMSHTKTLRPLVAIRPGLVTPVLAARMGAALDQLSGGRTMINVVTGSSVRDLEELGDPLAHAHDERYVRASEYMEVMKRSWTQSTGLNLTEFAGSGSKSGADAPSDPNPEFNGQYYNFKGPVGMPETVQNPHPPFYLGGSSPIAKKVAVEHADTFLMWGEPHDWIQEQIEEIEVIRQQVKEETGQDRQLGYGMRAQVLIRDTEEEAWAAAWEIISKVSPEAIEKAKAAFAETDATNQRRQNELRELSEKQQFVVGPNLWTGLSVVRSGGAILIVGTAEQVAERLMEYGDLGVTTFILSGYPHLEEAEIFGRTVMPIIREKWKIRQKQHQVTTN; encoded by the coding sequence ATGAAGTTTGGATGGTTTTTGCCTACAGCAGGGGATGGGAAGTATGTAGGGGTTGCCCCGAAGCGGGAACCGAGTCTGGATTATCTGATTGATGTGGCACAGACAGCGGAGAAGGCAGGATTCGAATTTGTACTGATTCCGACAGGGGGAGCCTGTCTGGACGCGTGGGTAGTTGGCTCGGCTGTGATGAGTCACACAAAGACATTGCGTCCCCTTGTCGCCATTCGCCCGGGATTGGTTACACCCGTACTCGCTGCACGAATGGGAGCGGCACTGGATCAGCTCTCTGGTGGTCGCACCATGATCAATGTGGTGACGGGCAGTTCCGTTCGGGATCTGGAGGAACTGGGAGATCCACTCGCACATGCGCATGATGAACGGTATGTTCGCGCGAGTGAGTATATGGAAGTGATGAAGCGTTCGTGGACCCAATCGACGGGCTTGAATCTGACGGAGTTTGCGGGAAGTGGTTCAAAATCTGGTGCAGACGCGCCCAGCGATCCCAATCCTGAATTCAACGGCCAGTATTACAACTTCAAAGGACCGGTAGGTATGCCGGAGACGGTGCAAAATCCGCATCCACCATTCTATCTGGGAGGAAGCTCTCCGATTGCCAAGAAGGTCGCTGTTGAACATGCGGATACGTTCCTCATGTGGGGCGAGCCTCATGACTGGATTCAGGAGCAGATCGAAGAGATTGAGGTCATCCGTCAGCAGGTGAAAGAGGAAACGGGACAAGATCGTCAGCTCGGTTACGGCATGCGTGCTCAGGTACTCATTCGGGATACCGAAGAAGAAGCATGGGCAGCAGCTTGGGAGATTATTAGTAAAGTATCACCAGAAGCGATCGAGAAAGCCAAAGCCGCTTTTGCCGAGACGGATGCAACCAACCAACGCAGACAGAACGAGCTACGGGAACTGTCCGAGAAGCAGCAGTTTGTCGTAGGTCCCAACCTGTGGACAGGCTTGTCCGTTGTGCGTTCCGGCGGTGCGATTCTCATTGTAGGTACAGCCGAACAGGTGGCAGAGCGTTTGATGGAGTATGGAGATCTGGGCGTTACGACTTTCATTCTGTCCGGTTACCCGCATCTGGAAGAGGCAGAAATCTTCGGACGGACCGTGATGCCGATCATTCGCGAGAAATGGAAAATAAGACAGAAGCAGCATCAAGTTACTACTAACTAA
- a CDS encoding AraC family transcriptional regulator yields the protein MTESMKEDHHEFLELIFFTPSEFEKAGGAWPIRIGRNIAKTNYHIGPRTTPYYYLLFVLEGEGTFIQNGQHHALRARDAFCLFPHVTHEYWTEPEDTLQKIFIAFDGAHAAELLSRIGLTPDSPHRSGVLTPETASAMRSFMEDVRKPQDGASDLGRLTRFLTLFDRIARSPATKGLQPDSATPWLQKGKEYMDIHFAGGISVEGVSAHAGVDRTHFAKQFRKAYGLSPVQYIQQLKMNQAKRLLVQTSLSLTEVAHSVGYPDLFSFSKAFKKQVGLPPNRYRTAESTKE from the coding sequence ATGACCGAGAGCATGAAGGAGGACCACCATGAGTTTTTGGAACTTATTTTCTTCACGCCATCTGAATTCGAGAAAGCTGGTGGCGCCTGGCCGATTCGCATCGGACGAAATATAGCCAAGACCAACTATCATATTGGCCCGCGTACTACGCCTTATTATTATTTGCTGTTTGTACTGGAGGGGGAAGGTACATTCATACAGAACGGACAGCATCACGCCCTTCGTGCCAGGGATGCGTTCTGTCTGTTTCCACATGTTACCCATGAGTACTGGACGGAACCGGAGGACACGTTGCAGAAAATATTTATTGCCTTTGACGGTGCACATGCAGCCGAGCTACTGTCTCGAATTGGACTTACACCCGACTCACCGCACCGTTCAGGTGTACTGACACCGGAGACTGCAAGTGCCATGCGCTCGTTCATGGAGGATGTTCGCAAACCGCAGGATGGAGCGAGTGATCTGGGACGACTCACCCGGTTTCTAACTCTATTCGACCGAATTGCCCGGTCCCCCGCAACCAAAGGATTGCAACCGGATTCAGCCACGCCTTGGCTCCAGAAAGGCAAGGAATACATGGACATTCATTTTGCAGGCGGCATCTCCGTGGAAGGTGTATCCGCTCATGCGGGTGTGGATCGAACCCATTTTGCCAAACAGTTCCGCAAAGCCTATGGTCTGTCCCCTGTGCAATATATCCAACAATTGAAAATGAATCAGGCTAAACGTCTGCTCGTGCAGACGTCGCTAAGCTTAACCGAAGTGGCTCATTCCGTAGGTTACCCGGACTTGTTCTCCTTCTCCAAAGCGTTCAAAAAGCAAGTCGGTTTGCCGCCCAATCGCTATCGCACAGCGGAGAGCACGAAAGAGTGA
- a CDS encoding nucleotide sugar dehydrogenase: MENQQFHTLLNAIENKEAVLGVVGLGYVGLPLAVEMVNQGFTVIGIDLDASKVESIYQGDSYIHDISSDELKKVMQSGRFQPTTDYSMLRVIDALSICVPTPLSENQDPDTSYIETVVDQIKLHMKPGMLITLESTTYPGTTEELIQQQLDKIGQEAGKDYFLCFSPERVDPSNGRFTTFNTPKVIGGTTEACLKLGTALYSKYVETVVPVSSPKVAEMSKLLENTFRSVNIAFVNEMAMMCDRMGIDIWEVIDAAATKPFGFMPFYPGPGIGGHCIPLDPMYLSWKAKGFRFYSKFIELAQSTNDNMPYYVLNKTSTILNEYAKSVRKSNILLLGMSYKPNIADLRESPGLEVYELFKESGANVSYYDPHADSFQDKHGETVHSEVFNLEQFKKYDCIVLITNHSDLPYFDIAEMGVPILDTRNAFRSYTHPHIYKIGHSVQHPVLEPSEALLV, encoded by the coding sequence ATGGAGAATCAACAATTCCACACATTACTGAATGCGATTGAAAATAAAGAAGCTGTACTCGGCGTCGTCGGGCTCGGTTACGTAGGACTTCCACTTGCCGTGGAAATGGTCAATCAAGGTTTCACGGTAATCGGAATTGATCTGGATGCGTCCAAAGTAGAAAGTATCTATCAAGGAGATTCCTATATTCACGATATTTCGTCCGATGAGTTGAAAAAAGTAATGCAAAGCGGTCGTTTCCAGCCAACGACAGATTACAGCATGCTGCGCGTGATCGACGCACTCAGTATCTGCGTACCAACACCGCTTAGTGAGAATCAGGACCCGGATACGTCTTACATCGAGACCGTTGTAGATCAGATCAAACTGCATATGAAACCAGGCATGCTGATTACGCTGGAAAGTACCACTTATCCAGGTACAACCGAAGAACTGATCCAGCAGCAGCTGGACAAGATCGGACAAGAAGCAGGTAAAGACTATTTCCTCTGCTTCTCGCCTGAACGTGTGGACCCGTCCAACGGACGTTTCACAACATTTAATACGCCGAAAGTAATCGGGGGCACAACCGAAGCCTGCCTGAAACTTGGAACAGCGCTATATAGCAAATATGTAGAAACCGTAGTACCGGTATCTTCACCAAAAGTGGCTGAGATGTCCAAACTGTTGGAGAATACATTCCGCAGTGTGAACATTGCCTTTGTGAATGAAATGGCGATGATGTGTGACCGTATGGGCATTGATATCTGGGAAGTTATTGACGCGGCGGCGACGAAACCATTTGGTTTCATGCCATTCTATCCAGGCCCAGGCATCGGTGGACACTGCATCCCGCTTGATCCGATGTACCTGTCATGGAAGGCCAAAGGCTTCCGTTTCTATAGTAAATTCATTGAGCTGGCGCAATCCACCAATGACAACATGCCATATTATGTGTTGAACAAAACGTCAACGATTCTGAACGAATACGCTAAATCCGTACGTAAATCCAATATTTTGCTGCTCGGCATGTCGTACAAACCAAATATTGCCGATCTGCGTGAATCACCAGGACTGGAAGTATATGAACTGTTCAAGGAAAGTGGAGCTAACGTAAGCTACTACGATCCACATGCGGACTCCTTCCAGGACAAGCATGGCGAGACCGTACACAGCGAAGTGTTTAATCTGGAACAGTTCAAGAAGTACGATTGCATCGTGCTGATCACCAACCACAGCGATTTGCCTTACTTTGATATTGCCGAGATGGGTGTACCGATTCTGGATACACGTAATGCGTTCCGTTCGTACACACATCCGCATATCTACAAGATTGGTCACTCGGTACAGCATCCTGTGCTTGAGCCAAGTGAAGCGTTGCTCGTCTGA
- a CDS encoding response regulator translates to MPNTATLQREAAVNVYRSVEQGLKETGAETCGLMFIHCAGNSQPEQQVRTHLEQTSGTSFQVWKDGATQAIAVLLPGLSLDEVHYEGLRIKHELQETVPGADPQITLASFPEGERPSKATIQHMAESSKLIDSSEIHIYTLDNTADEPERILIVDNDPTVREFLQLRLKMQGYETYEAVDGLAALELIEKVTPDLVLTELNLYGIDGLPFIHHIQNLEMEHPPKIVVLTEQRVEQTISQCFRSGVDDYMTKPFSPVELDARIRRCLH, encoded by the coding sequence ATGCCAAATACGGCGACATTGCAGCGTGAGGCTGCCGTTAATGTGTACCGAAGTGTAGAACAGGGATTGAAGGAAACGGGTGCCGAAACATGCGGCTTAATGTTCATCCATTGTGCAGGAAACTCTCAACCTGAGCAGCAGGTCAGGACACATCTGGAGCAGACAAGCGGGACATCCTTCCAGGTGTGGAAGGATGGGGCGACCCAAGCGATTGCCGTCCTGCTGCCAGGGTTGTCACTGGATGAAGTTCATTATGAAGGACTTCGGATCAAGCATGAGTTGCAAGAGACCGTCCCCGGTGCCGATCCACAGATTACACTGGCCAGTTTCCCGGAAGGGGAGCGCCCTTCGAAGGCAACCATTCAGCATATGGCTGAGTCCTCGAAGCTTATAGATTCGTCGGAGATTCATATCTACACGCTGGACAATACGGCGGACGAGCCGGAACGAATTTTGATTGTGGACAACGATCCTACGGTACGCGAATTCCTGCAATTGCGGTTGAAGATGCAGGGATACGAAACCTATGAAGCCGTCGATGGACTGGCTGCACTGGAGTTGATCGAGAAAGTCACACCAGATCTGGTGCTCACCGAACTGAATCTGTATGGCATCGACGGTCTGCCGTTCATCCATCATATCCAGAACTTGGAGATGGAGCACCCACCCAAAATTGTCGTGTTGACTGAGCAACGTGTCGAGCAGACGATCAGTCAATGCTTCCGCAGCGGCGTGGATGATTACATGACCAAACCGTTCTCACCTGTAGAGCTGGATGCCCGAATCAGACGCTGCCTGCATTAG